The following are from one region of the Spodoptera frugiperda isolate SF20-4 chromosome 20, AGI-APGP_CSIRO_Sfru_2.0, whole genome shotgun sequence genome:
- the LOC118282406 gene encoding PH domain-containing protein DDB_G0275795, with the protein MGASEIARDKQHLRILSINDTTGRCWAQTFNQTAEMSQRLDNKKWLWCLLALHVGSVWATARPVTVRTPPSNPSTIEAQAKFFQDFFSVQLSPYKIEFGHVCEDPNTWEQRYEKKDFKNHRDMGKVRWGDKKGGYGEHYWDLNHAGNADNIGDDGDDGSYREPHDIDHGSYRNSHDVDPYDEPSNSAPTYGEEEYDPERSSYEETGRAKRAHPKVERARKSERKHPKSYQTESAEESAPKKQNNRDNRERNNNNNNREQEAAETSHEEEFEDADDEEEEEEEVYEKPKPKRQHYRKKENDTKQKEKNQIVLVVSHKDDEEQQQNQFTPTSPPDHSSYLNQQQPDLTQYLPQPQQLPQQLPQYLPQPPQVPKQHLEPPHFVPYEGGAGVRQHHQPDVTAASTVPRLFLEPSTGHVVDRATGQAYVLQPIAPHNNYN; encoded by the exons TCTTGTCTATAAATGATACTACCGGCCGTTGTTGGGCACAGACCTTCAATCAAACCGCCGAGATGTCACAACGTCTTGACAACAAG AAATGGCTCTGGTGCCTTCTAGCCCTTCACGTGGGATCTGTGTGGGCAACAGCTCGACCAGTAACAGTGAGAACACCTCCTAGCAATCCTTCCACTATTGAAGCTCAAGCCAAATTCTTCCA GGATTTTTTCTCAGTACAGTTGAGTCCGTACAAGATAGAGTTCGGTCACGTCTGCGAGGACCCTAACACGTGGGAGCAACGATACGAGAAGAAAGACTTTAAGAACCACAGGGACATGGGAAAA GTACGTTGGGGTGACAAAAAGGGAGGGTATGGAGAACATTACTGGGACCTGAACCATGCAGGCAATGCTGACAACATTGGAGATGACGGTGATGATGGCTCATACAGAGAACCCCACGACATTGATCATGGCTCGTACAGAAATTCCCACGACGTTGATCCCTACGATGAACCAAGCAACAGTGCACCAACCTACGGCGAAGAAGAATATGACCCAGAAAGATCAAGCTACGAAGAAACTGGACGAGCTAAACGAGCCCACCCAAAAGTAGAGAGAGCACGTAAATCAGAAAGGAAACATCCAAAATCATACCAAACAGAATCTGCTGAAGAATCAGCGcctaagaaacaaaataacagaGATAACAGAGAAcgcaacaataacaataataacagagAACAAGAAGCAGCTGAAACTTCTCATGAAGAGGAATTTGAAGAtgctgatgatgaagaagaGGAAGAAGAAGAAGTTTACGAGAAACCAAAACCAAAGAGACAACactatagaaagaaagaaaatgatACAAAGCAAAAAGAAAAGAATCAAATAGTATTAGTAGTAAGTCACAAGGACGATGAAGAACAACAGCAGAATCAGTTTACACCCACAAGTCCACCAGACCATTCGTCGTACTTGAACCAACAGCAGCCAGACTTGACACAGTATTTACCACAACCTCAGCAACTGCCTCAACAGCTGCCACAGTACTTGCCCCAACCTCCTCAAGTACCTAAGCAACATCTAGAGCCACCTCATTTCGTGCCCTACGAAGGTGGTGCAGGAGTAAGGCAACATCACCAACCAGACGTGACCGCCGCATCCACCGTCCCAAGACTTTTCTTAGAACCTTCAACTGGTCACGTAGTAGACCGAGCCACGGGGCAAGCTTACGTGTTGCAGCCAATAGCACcgcataataattacaattag